Sequence from the Xiphophorus couchianus chromosome 23, X_couchianus-1.0, whole genome shotgun sequence genome:
ACAGGCGAATCTTGTTAACTATTCAAAATAAGCTTATGCGAGATTTGTGATGTCTAATTGATGTCAGAACATTTACTGCTTCCTCTGACATACAGAAAACCTTTGGTAACAGCCAACATCCTGTGAGCCAGACTCCTCCGTAGTTAACGCTTTGCAGCCTGAACTTGTTTTATGCCAAGACAATTGTTTCAGTGATGGCAAACAAGGAAACACTCTTTCACTTCTAGAGTTTTATGTGTCAGAATATTTCACAAATGATCTGGTCTTTTACAGGCTCTGAAATTAAAACTAAGTTAATTAAACACATCCCACCATATTGTTATTAAACCGAGATGAAgacaaacattgagaagttggGTATGTGAAACTAAGTGCAGGTCCTCATTTAGAAGCTTGtaacaaaacagcagcaataGCTAGTTGTTTACCATATGATTTTATCTGTTTCTCCTAAATGGGGgacttttgacaaaaacattgcATGACAGCTTAAATGGTCTAATTTTAGCCAAGCTAATCTGTCAGGAGGTGACCTTACATTTGACTGTAGAATACTTTGCTATACAGAGTAATTTGTGGTCAACTTGGTGGTTTGCAAGGGACGTAGgtattgccaaaaaaaacccaacccaAATTATCACCGCTTCACCACGGTGTGTGACAGCTGGTGTTAGGCGCAAGTGCTAATACTGTTTGAAAAAGGTCTTATGAACCTACTCAAGTTGTGGGGCAGCAACAAATGTTGACCTAGGATCATTGCTGGCATCTTGAGAAAGATGGAGAGCTCTAATTCTGGGACATACTGAACTACTGACCACAGCAGCCCACAATTATACCAGACAGATCCAAAATAGCTATTATGCTGTCAGTGTTGTGAATATGAAGCAGAAGGGTTGTGGATTACGGCTAAAGAACTAGCAGCCgccagagataaaaaaaaaaaaagagtctcaaGCACAGTGACTTCCAGCTGATATGAATCACACTAACATTATCCACCAGGTGGCATGAAGGAGTAAACACTCAGGATTTCCTGCCCGTTTTTAAAATGAGTCAAACAGGAAACATTGACTGAAAGTTAAAGCATTGatctgattttcatttgttcagcgttttttttttctttttactgacaGCTGACTGGTGTGTCAAGGCTTTTATAGGCGTTCTCTACAGAATCATAACCAGTAATgtctgtttgcttgtttgttttttaccctCTGTTGCTCTTGTGAAGATCATGATTATCCGAAAGTGTCGCCAGCACAAAATTCCCCTCCAGAACGCTGTCTGTTACTGAAAGCACCACAGGgctgacacacaaacacacacacaaaatacgCAGATCAGTGGCCAAAAGTGGAACAAGTATCTTAATATGTGAACACTCTGAAAATAAGCACGCTCACCTGCCTGGTTCATCAAAGTACATAGACACAGGGAGGCCAGTGGACTCAGCAAACAACAGCAAACCCTGGAGGGGAGAAGATAACGATTTATCTCAGATTCTGGACCAAAAGGAATCCAGTCATTTTGTCAAAGCGATTACTGTTTCTCTCTTATCTGTCACACCCGAAACTCCTTTAGACAAAAAGTGATGCTGTAGTGAGCTTTGACGGCAAAGTAGTCGAACTCATCCGCAGCCAGACACAGCTCAGTTAGCATAGCCTTCGAGCGCTCTGAGAgggagaaacaaaacagaaaagaaatgaagacctaacttctgcttctgttttatgTAACTATTTAATTTGCAAGAGCATCTCTGGGTTTAAATCCGTTTAATGTAACTGTTCTGTGTCATTTAAGGCAACATAAAGCATCTTTTGTTAAATGTTCTAAACTTTTAGCTCCTTCAGATTGACTCAATTGAGAAACACACCTTCTCAAGAGGGGGGAATGACAAATATCCAGGGACTGAAAGGGAGTGTTCACTTTGTAATTtgctgtgaaaataacttaactAATCAGCTGACGTAACTGTCATGTTATTTGCTGGTtggagggggagaaaaaaaatatttttttcacctgCTTCATCCTCCACATGATTTCTAACCCACATCCGTTCATCACTCACTGTCACGGTCACTTCTTCCAGAGACGTAGGGAAGTGCACAACCGTGTCCACCAGCACTCTGAGAACAAAGGAAATCAAAAAAGCAGATCGGGGTTAAATTTGACAGTGGcataatgaaagcaaaacaaaatgagtgaatatttgaaaaccTGGGTTGGGCTCTGAACACATTGGCACAGCTGTTTTTATCAAAGACTGCCTCCAAGCTTTCACTGTCCTGGTAAGACAGGTTATGTGTCTTCAGGAGGCCTGGAGAGAACGTCCAAACACACAAACctttaaaactcaaaagaaCATGAGAGAATGCAATGTAATGAATGCGCAGTGCTGCAATTAGTACTAAATATATCAAAATGGATGACAAATGTCCCCTGTGAAACTCTTCAGTGTACAGCACTGTAAATCTGAAAGGGAAGCAGGGTGGTGTTACCATGTTTGCAGTGCAGCGTGAAAGTGAGGCGATCTTTCTGCTCATCAAGACCAATGTGACATTTTTCCACCGTTTTCTCTAAAGTTGCAAGAGATTTGAAGACGGACTGCACGCTCTggtaagataaaaacaaaacaggaagtagagcaACACCTCTATAACAGACGCAGGAATTTCTGTAACTTTATCTGCAGTGAAACCATCTCATACATGTTTTATgtcatgtaaataaaacacttttggCATATTACAGGCTTACTATAACACACGTTATGTACACGTGTGTAAAATGGCCGATTTTACTAGGTGAGATTTTCTGCAACTATCTGGGGCAGGAAGCTCAGAGGTTTCACACTGATAACCACAACCTCCCGGTACCAACGTGGCACAGAGAACAGAATGTAGAGATGAGCAACGCAAGAAAACGTTCAGATGCATCCATTTCCTTCTTCTTACTGAGAAATATTAAACTGGAATTAGTCAGAAAAAATCAGCAATCAGATATGGTGAAGAGATGACGTCAATCTATACCTGGGTTGGTAATTCTCACAACATCAAAAATGCACTTATGAAAATACTGCTGTTTTAACCTAGCACAGAAATCTATGACAAAAATGTATAACATGacatctaatttattttctttaaaaaaggaaaaacgatAACTACTTCAATTGCTCCAAGAAAACATTATATCAATTTATGGTTAACTCAAAAAATGAATCCAAGGTAAATATACTCTAAATTTTGTTGTACTTTTCGAATGTAGGTTGGAGAgaattttaaactaattttgcTGTCACTCTTTGGTAACCAGTTAtactaagaaaaacatttaaaacgtTTCTTCAGTAAAAGGGCCAAttccaaacaacaacaacggcTAGCATAGtagctttctttcagccagctggccTGCAGTGTTCAGCAGCAGGTGGCAGAAGGAGAAATTTCTGCCTTACTCGAGGCTTGAAACAGCCGCAGAAAACTCCAGTTACGCCATGAACTTTAATTGGCACCTCagtgaaaaaggaaaactgtaaCCCCAGAAATGTCAGgacatcacatttttaaatctgcccATACAAGTAGGAGTTCTTTGAATTTTGGGATGGATTTACTGAAAGATCAGAGTTTGCTTTCATTGTTAAGCACTTTTGAGGGATAAATTTATGCTACGAGATCTACATCACAACATTTAGAAGATGAGAGGATTTGCAAGAGGAACCACTTCAATGTAAAAGAAGAACAAATTACAATTTGCATTTGATATAAATACCATGATGTTGTTAAAGTATGAGGAGCTTGCTTTAAAGTATGCAAGAAGACTCCAAAAATACTGGAAAAATATAGTAAACATGCCTAATGTGGCtctctttataaaatattttatggtgaggattattatttaatgtagtttgttttgtcgTGAGGTAAACtaataaaactgctttaaaacatttggCCTGTTGTATACCTTGATACTAGGACATCTgaactgtcttttaaaataaatgtactgataaaacaacatgaaaagcTGTAATTGTACATAAGGAAACTCTTGTAGGAACTTATTCGTTATGTCAATGTGGGAAAAACTGCAGATGATGATGAAGCAGTCCCTGGTGGACTTTATGGCTGTACGTTCCGCAAAGTTAGAAAGCCACTGACAAAGCggcaaatttcagattttaaattgtgtatTTGTGCTCCCACACCTTTATTGCCATCTTGCAGCGGAAGTTGAGCCCAGTGGGAATGGCATACCTGCACAGAAACGTGAAACGGTGCAGTTAGTCTCTGCATAAATGTGATGCTTACTGATCTACTCCGAaagacaggaaaataaaaacctgcacCTGCTAAAGAAGAGCGGTGCGAACAGGAAGCAAGCATATGCCGATCGAGAGGAGTTCACAGACCGCAGGGCTAGctagaagagagagagagagagagagagagaaatacaacaaaatcaaCACTGTTCATTGACGCAAGGTTTGCactaacaggaagaaaccagaCTGCATGCATGGCTGAAGGAAGTGTCGCTGTATctgacagcagcagagcagctcaCCCCGTCTTCCTGAGGCTCCACATACAGCTCGTCCCCGATCCTGGACAGAGAGTGGATGGCTTTGCCCAGCACTGGTCggtacatgcacacacacacaatcagtAATTAAGTCATCACTAGCATATATTGCGTATGACCTAGCTAGAGAACGACGGAACAGCAGGAAATAGTCAGTACCTTTCACGTTTCCTCCCGTTACGACACATTGCATTTTTACAAAGATATCAGTTAAGGTGAGCAAGCCTTGCTAAAAGTTCTCCAAAGCTACCAAACAGCTGTAGAACCAGTTTGTTGAGTTTTAATAGCGTCCGCCCACAGAATAAATAGTCCAACGGAAAACATACTTATTATAGCAGTGGTCGTGTTTGCAAAAGCTTATTTGCGATGACTGCTTCACTGAATAACCGACTATTGCCTTGTTTACGCCGCCATAACCCACTTCCGCACTGTAGACCTATCAGAGAAGAAGGAATCAAGCGCATGCGCATTCACTTTTCTGTGGGTTTAGCTCGGAATCGACTCTTTCGGTTCGTTCAGTTTTTCCAACcttttaaacaaagtaaatttttgaTATAAGTGTGTGGATATATTGAAATATTGCCGTTTTTAAACAGTAATGAAAGGGGTCATTCTAACCCAATCTGAATAGCATTTTTATGAAGATtaattcagacagaaaaatgggTTTCAACTAGTCACCAACTAGTATTTAGCATTTGGTAACTATACTAGTACTAagatatttatcaaaacataaatgaatgctTTTCTGCAATGTCTCATTTTTGCTCTACCCATCACTATTCCTGTAGTTTATGATCTCATGGCACAATTCTCGTTTGTCTTGTGTGACACACCTGAAAACTTTCAAACCTAACAGCGGTtgcccttttttaaaaaaaaaaatgcagttagTTTCATTATATTGATGTTGCTAACAGAAACTTTCAGCTTTAGGTGGTTCCCAACCTTGTTCCCTCAGACGCACAGCTTTGCATATCTTAGATTTCACCCAGTTTTTTACACATCTTACCTAAAATCACAAGCATTCAGCAAACTTTTACAAAACTTGGCAATGTAGTATACACTCATATTTCACTAAAACAGATAGTTTAGCTCTGTcagataaaatgtgaacaattttctattaatatattttacaatttaaacaGTTGCTGGTAAATAATACAGTGCATCAAAAGGCATATCATTGATTTGTAATCGTCTCACTGCATCCtgcagatatttatttctctcgCATTGTTTTGCTTACATGCAATgcataataataaagcaaattcTCAATTAAGCtgctttcttttcccttttcctggtgtaagaaagaaaaataaaattgtaactGAATTGAGGTTcattaaaagtatgttttcaaAGGGTCACTTTTAAAGTACTATGGTTAGTTTGAGGTCGATTTTAATAAACGTATGCCTTTATCTTCACTCATGAAACCTCTAGCCTTATTTCACTTTTGATTTTGCCTTTAATAAGTCTGGATTGCTGTAGAATCGCCCAGATGTTTGTGCTGCACTGAACCTCATTAGCTGTTTGACTAGATTCCTATTCTCACTCCTTATGGGAGGTGATACTACAGAGgctgacagaaaaacaacaacactttcATGTAAACACAAGCAActctaaatctgtttttatcattttcatctGGTGCTCATTGTGATGGATTAGACTTTAATTATGACATCACATGTTAATAGAAGTCTTTAGGATAACATTATAATACTGATATTACAGTCCTTTACGAAAGTATTCCCACATTTTAATTATAGTTTctcaaactacaaccacaaacatcagttTACGTTACTGAGGTACTGCatgacaaagcaacaaaaatattgcGCTATTGTGAAGTGAGAGGTAAATAATGCTTGGTTTACaacattgcaaataaaaatctgaaaagtgtgacttttttttgAGTCCCACGAAGTCAATAGTTTGTAAAACCAGCATTCTTCTTCACAAACTAACTCAAACTCAGACTGGAGGGAGAGAGTCCCAGAAGTCTTGCCCCAGATTCTCAAATGGATTTTGCG
This genomic interval carries:
- the rad9a gene encoding cell cycle checkpoint control protein RAD9A, yielding MQCVVTGGNVKVLGKAIHSLSRIGDELYVEPQEDGLALRSVNSSRSAYACFLFAPLFFSRYAIPTGLNFRCKMAIKSVQSVFKSLATLEKTVEKCHIGLDEQKDRLTFTLHCKHGLLKTHNLSYQDSESLEAVFDKNSCANVFRAQPRVLVDTVVHFPTSLEEVTVTVSDERMWVRNHVEDEAERSKAMLTELCLAADEFDYFAVKAHYSITFCLKEFRGLLLFAESTGLPVSMYFDEPGSPVVLSVTDSVLEGNFVLATLSDNHDLHKSNRGGDADQPHPPDDFMSDDMDAYLIAMDTSAAPGPSTADPPPPSLATFRKPPAPNYRTRTHSEEEEEDDGEEDPERPPDKKFRSLFFGSVLPPSSQMNTQPLTTQEVLASDSEDETEAE